From one Lolium rigidum isolate FL_2022 chromosome 4, APGP_CSIRO_Lrig_0.1, whole genome shotgun sequence genomic stretch:
- the LOC124648805 gene encoding proline-rich receptor-like protein kinase PERK9: MENTLPQQTGDEPSKLSFGQLKEMTNNFANEIGRGSFGIVYKGVNSNGKEIAFKKLKITGIDDSLFQKEFQNLKRLKHPNIVELVGFCNESEKFVTEYEGKLVTAEEIHTVLCFEYVSNGSLASHLHDEYTGLSWQKRYRIIKGICDGLKYLRDGLEFSVWHLDLKPDNILLGETMIPKIADFGLSKLLGEDQTRKSINSVGTRGYWPPEYVNHQIISKEFDIFSLGVIMTKVMIGSERYKSIADMPPRKFVKQVHDNWKKRLQEVLRTGSLEVHCQQVKTCIEIAMECLRPNRQERPIIKDIVFRLNETETMIGDLGLHVQEVPYRSLDQSIENDLKNLMRLKHQNVVQLLGFCDEEVEELADYQGRLVRAIRRHTAICLESLPNKSLHEFLFEKHDAHSWDLCFDIIKGICSGLKYLHDATIMHLDLKPETILLDEKMVPKIGSYGLSRIRNSATLGKMSTVRTIEYLPPEYITKQVISDKYDIYSLGVIIMKIVIRGMDYRLAADMDERELIEQVQDHWKRILLEIPNYPSIEEDCDQVRVCIQIAMLCRKEDRRKRPTLEDIVQKLNAVETKKNDSCAQIDQLSVNLVELCFSFDPKRPPTVRCRYTTMEMTV, translated from the exons ATGGAGAACACGCTACCACAACAAACCGGTGATGAGCCAAGCAAGCTATCTTTTGGACAGCTGAAAGAGATGACAAATAATTTTGCTAACGAGATTGGACGTGGTAGCTTCGGTATAGTATACAAG GGTGTGAATTCAAATGGGAAAGAGATTGCTTTTAAGAAACTCAAGATCACAGGAATTGATGACAGCTTATTTCAGAAAGAGTTCCAGAACCTTAAGAGGCTCAAGCATCCAAATATTGTGGAGCTAGTAGGCTTTTGCAATGAATCAGAAAAATTTGTTACAGAATATGAAGGAAAACTAGTTACTGCTGAAGAGATACATACCGTGCTCTGCTTCGAGTATGTAAGCAACGGTAGCCTTGCCAGTCATCTACACG ATGAATACACAGGACTTAGTTGGCAGAAGCGTTACAGAATTATTAAGGGCATTTGTGACGGTTTGAAATATCTCCGTGATGGTTTGGAGTTTTCTGTATGGCATTTGGACTTAAAACCTGATAATATATTGTTAGGTGAGACTATGATACCTAAAATTGCGGACTTCGGTTTATCAAAGCTCCTAGGCGAAGATCAAACAAGAAAGTCAATTAATTCTGTAGGAACACG AGGATATTGGCCGCCAGAATACGTGAACCATCAAATAATCTCAAAAGAGTTCGACATATTTAGTTTGGGAGTTATAATGACCAAGGTTATGATCGGATCTGAACGCTACAAAAGCATTGCTGACATGCCTCCTCGCAAGTTTGTCAAGCAG GTACATGATAATTGGAAGAAAAGGCTACAAGAAGTATTGAGGACGGGATCACTCGAAGTACACTGTCAACAGGTAAAGACATGCATTGAGATAGCAATGGAATGTTTGCGGCCGAATCGCCAAGAAAGGCCAATCATAAAAGATATTGTTTTTCGATTGAATGAGACGGAAACAATGATTGGTGACCTAGGGTTGCATGTACAAGAG GTTCCCTATCGAAGCCTTGATCAATCAATTGAAAATGACCTTAAAAATCTTATGAGGTTGAAGCATCAAAATGTTGTGCAATTACTGGGCTTTTGCGATGAAGAGGTGGAAGAACTTGCAGATTACCAAGGGAGACTAGTACGTGCTATAAGAAGACACACGGCTATATGCCTTGAGTCTTTGCCGAACAAAAGCCTTCATGAGTTTCTTTTTG AAAAACATGATGCACATTCTTGGGACTTATGCTTCGACATAATTAAGGGGATATGCAGCGGTTTAAAATACCTCCATGATGCTACTATTATGCATCTTGATCTAAAGCCAGAGACTATATTGCTAGATGAGAAAATGGTTCCAAAAATTGGAAGCTATGGACTTTCAAGGATCAGAAATAGTGCTACTCTCGGTAAAATGTCTACTGTCCGGACAAT TGAATACTTGCCACCGGAATACATAACCAAGCAAGTAATCTCAGATAAGTATGACATATATAGCCTGGGCGTTATAATTATGAAGATAGTGATCAGAGGAATGGACTATCGTCTAGCTGCTGACATGGACGAGCGGGAACTTATTGAACAA GTACAGGACCACTGGAAGAGAATATTACTGGAGATACCAAATTATCCATCAATTGAGGAAGATTGCGACCAAGTGCGGGTTTGTATACAAATAGCTATGCTCTGTAGGAAGGAGGACCGACGTAAAAGGCCTACTTTGGAAGATATTGTTCAAAAACTAAATGCGGTTGAAACTAAGAAAAACGACTCGTGCGCCCAGATAGATCAG